The Sediminispirochaeta smaragdinae DSM 11293 genome has a segment encoding these proteins:
- a CDS encoding LacI family DNA-binding transcriptional regulator: MNKVTIMDIAKAAGVSKSTVSRVLSRPDMVNSKTRNRVLELMKQMDYIPNQLAQGLAGTPTRNIGVVIDELSNFFFIEIAEGVDWVLNTQNYSMQLSSSRWVEEREFLLVRSLISSRVDGILLAPVLPESPTIRLLKHAGIPFVLMNCIPEDEEISYVSCDNVKGGELAAHYINSLEKEQTILITGFEHQSMGDRVDGFYNCVDHSKGDIKRYRGVKTFEDGYDLVPILLSRDEIERKKSVLFITNDNVALGVMEHLVALSIPIPEQVSVVGYDNIRLSSLCRIPLTTVSQSIRDMGRIAAMELLDLMASPDSKPKRHLLAPEFVVRSSSV; this comes from the coding sequence ATGAATAAAGTAACCATCATGGATATTGCGAAAGCGGCCGGGGTTTCCAAATCAACGGTTTCAAGGGTCTTGTCGAGGCCCGATATGGTAAACAGCAAGACCAGGAATAGGGTCCTGGAGCTCATGAAGCAGATGGACTATATTCCGAATCAGCTGGCCCAGGGGCTCGCCGGCACGCCTACGAGGAATATCGGGGTGGTGATAGATGAGTTGTCAAACTTCTTTTTTATTGAGATAGCCGAAGGGGTGGACTGGGTCCTGAATACACAGAATTATTCAATGCAACTTTCCAGTTCTCGTTGGGTTGAGGAGCGGGAGTTTTTGCTTGTCCGTTCTTTGATCAGCAGCAGGGTGGACGGTATTCTTCTTGCCCCGGTTCTCCCTGAATCACCTACGATCCGTCTTCTTAAGCATGCGGGAATCCCCTTTGTGCTCATGAATTGTATTCCGGAAGATGAAGAGATTTCCTATGTCTCCTGTGACAATGTAAAGGGAGGGGAGCTCGCGGCCCACTATATCAATAGTCTTGAGAAGGAACAGACTATTTTGATAACGGGTTTTGAGCATCAGTCTATGGGCGATCGGGTCGACGGCTTTTATAACTGTGTTGATCACTCCAAGGGAGACATTAAACGTTATCGGGGCGTAAAAACCTTTGAAGACGGATATGATCTGGTTCCGATTCTCCTCTCACGGGATGAAATTGAGAGGAAAAAGAGTGTGCTCTTTATTACCAACGACAACGTCGCCCTGGGGGTCATGGAGCATTTGGTGGCTCTCTCGATACCAATCCCAGAGCAGGTATCGGTGGTCGGCTACGACAATATACGACTTTCAAGCCTGTGCAGGATCCCCCTCACAACGGTTTCTCAGTCGATTCGCGATATGGGACGTATCGCTGCAATGGAGCTGCTGGATCTTATGGCCTCTCCTGATTCGAAACCGAAACGGCATCTTTTGGCTCCCGAATTTGTCGTCCGATCCTCCAGTGTTTAG
- a CDS encoding PfkB family carbohydrate kinase: MDTQNIFTQAAKVSIAVIGDMCLDVYYFADRGRTEISVETGLETRSVNACKHELGGAGNVAVNCKRLGAGRVDIFGIIGEDAHGDIILSLLGKEGIGSAGVVRQRDQWLTHLYHKIYEGKTETPRYDIGNYNKPEAANIEKLLKVIEDTIDGYDCVIINEQVMYGIHSRAFQQGLEKIIKKTEDRVTWFADCRKLNDVYAHTVHKLNDKEAFELFSRHTAKRTKKRSSEEEVIQWLYQRWERPLIMTRGEDGALVYNGQEIFEIPGLHIIKEIDTVGAGDAFMAGTVVAHGAGASLQDAAKIGNFTAGVCIQKLFETGHPSAQEVVAIASDPDYRYRPQLARDQRLARRYAKTPIEILNPQTKGSFSGTAPKIAIFDHDGTISTLRQGWEAVMRNMMVKSIAGRYYEKLEASLLKQIEDSAKALIEKSTGVQTIIQMHALRDLIISMGLIPKEDILSPKEYKEIFNTMLMERISEKQRLLEDGRLSTEDLTMKGAVAMLRDLKARGTRLFLASGTDQEDVRKEARLLGYEELFDGGIYGSVGDVENDPKRLVIRNIIGEIEAKGPIDPARCIVFGDGPVEMREAKKHGLTAVGIMSDERQRFGVNYAKRERLILAGADMLIPDFSWKDELSRWFGWR, translated from the coding sequence TTGGACACTCAAAACATTTTTACTCAGGCGGCCAAGGTGTCGATTGCGGTCATCGGCGATATGTGCCTAGACGTTTATTACTTTGCAGACAGAGGACGAACGGAAATATCCGTTGAAACAGGACTGGAAACCCGATCGGTGAATGCATGTAAACATGAGCTGGGAGGAGCCGGAAACGTCGCAGTTAATTGCAAACGGCTCGGGGCAGGCAGAGTCGATATCTTTGGCATCATCGGAGAAGATGCACACGGCGACATTATCTTATCGCTTCTGGGAAAAGAGGGAATTGGCTCCGCCGGGGTTGTTCGGCAAAGGGACCAGTGGCTTACCCATCTCTACCACAAGATTTACGAAGGGAAAACGGAAACTCCCCGTTACGATATTGGGAATTATAACAAACCAGAGGCTGCAAATATCGAAAAGCTCCTGAAGGTCATTGAAGATACAATAGACGGCTACGATTGCGTGATCATCAATGAACAGGTGATGTATGGCATACATTCCAGGGCCTTTCAGCAGGGATTAGAAAAGATCATCAAAAAAACAGAGGATCGGGTGACATGGTTTGCAGACTGCAGGAAACTTAATGACGTCTATGCTCATACCGTACACAAACTCAATGACAAGGAAGCCTTCGAACTTTTTTCAAGACACACGGCAAAACGCACAAAAAAACGATCCAGTGAAGAAGAAGTCATTCAATGGCTCTATCAACGATGGGAACGCCCTCTGATCATGACCCGAGGGGAAGATGGCGCCCTTGTTTACAACGGCCAAGAGATATTCGAGATCCCGGGGCTTCATATCATCAAAGAAATAGACACGGTAGGGGCCGGAGATGCCTTTATGGCGGGAACGGTTGTAGCCCATGGGGCAGGAGCTTCACTGCAGGATGCGGCTAAAATCGGAAACTTTACCGCCGGGGTTTGCATACAGAAGCTATTCGAAACCGGCCACCCTTCGGCACAAGAGGTGGTGGCCATTGCTTCTGATCCCGACTATCGTTACCGACCGCAGCTTGCACGGGATCAGCGCCTTGCCCGTCGATATGCAAAGACCCCCATTGAAATCCTCAATCCCCAAACCAAGGGAAGCTTTTCGGGTACCGCTCCGAAGATAGCAATTTTCGACCACGACGGGACCATCTCTACCCTGCGTCAGGGCTGGGAAGCGGTGATGCGGAACATGATGGTGAAAAGCATTGCCGGCCGCTATTACGAAAAACTCGAAGCATCGCTTCTCAAACAGATAGAAGACTCGGCTAAGGCATTAATCGAAAAAAGCACGGGGGTCCAAACCATCATACAGATGCACGCGCTCCGTGACCTGATCATATCGATGGGATTGATTCCGAAGGAGGATATCCTTAGCCCCAAGGAATACAAGGAAATTTTCAACACCATGCTGATGGAGCGAATTAGCGAAAAGCAACGGCTGCTGGAGGATGGGAGACTTTCCACAGAGGATCTGACCATGAAGGGAGCGGTTGCAATGTTGCGCGATCTCAAGGCAAGAGGCACCCGGCTCTTCCTTGCCAGCGGGACCGACCAGGAAGATGTACGCAAAGAGGCCCGTCTGCTTGGCTATGAAGAACTTTTCGACGGCGGTATCTACGGATCGGTAGGTGATGTGGAAAACGACCCCAAGCGATTGGTCATCCGAAACATTATCGGAGAAATAGAAGCAAAAGGTCCTATCGATCCTGCCAGGTGCATTGTTTTCGGAGACGGACCGGTGGAAATGAGGGAAGCAAAGAAACACGGACTAACGGCTGTCGGGATCATGAGCGACGAGAGGCAACGCTTCGGTGTCAACTATGCCAAAAGGGAAAGGCTCATCCTTGCCGGA